In Novipirellula caenicola, a single window of DNA contains:
- the mdoH gene encoding glucans biosynthesis glucosyltransferase MdoH, producing the protein MQSPNQNSNMSSPARATKWIRRGGFLWTLIATAIGTATYYWVIAGGNHLNLFELLSLPLFALLFGWIVFSFSLATLGFVCLWRRPVSMEPPRSASSISPGEVPISASTPTSTAARTAVLMPVYNESPHRVFAGIEAMLSSLRSIDAVGQFDFYVLSDSTNHEIWLQEERAWSELLRRHGEDVNVYYRHRPKNIARKAGNIADFCGRWGSRYRYMIVLDADSLVDATTMVELVRRMEADDALGILQVPPTPVGRSSLFARLQQFSAHVYGPIFVAGFAKWAGDEGNYWGHNAIIRIKPFLRHCGLPVLPGKAPLGGEILSHDFVEAALMLRAGWKVQLATDLAGSYEECPTTIADYAQRDQRWCQGNLQHLQLLISEGFRPLSRLHFASGVMSYVASPIWILFTALCVIGTILDRIAEPGSRGPQFDSGALILFVVSMSLLLLPKFWSLLIAMRDSQSVGLLGGRLRLVASVAVEVVASVLLSPIMAIYHSRFVLATLRGTNVKWGAQTRDEQGVAWRDAAKRFGFVTLLSIGVTAALAIYAPAFLIWFSPLLAGLILSIPIDVAMGSQWLGCVLRDYRILMIPEETSPSQLKRDHEHALSQSAAKSLFSDSLFEQVIFDPEFFLLHRRIQLASEANIAMPTNQRKAIEAAWSTSGMAGIPEESRAAVLADAETLMALHLESQSK; encoded by the coding sequence ATGCAAAGTCCGAATCAAAATTCAAATATGTCCAGTCCTGCTCGTGCGACCAAGTGGATTCGCCGAGGGGGGTTTTTGTGGACGTTGATCGCAACCGCGATCGGCACCGCGACCTATTACTGGGTGATCGCTGGTGGGAACCATCTGAATCTGTTCGAGCTGCTCAGCTTGCCACTGTTCGCGTTGCTGTTTGGTTGGATCGTCTTTTCGTTTTCGCTCGCAACATTGGGGTTCGTTTGTTTGTGGCGTCGCCCGGTTTCCATGGAACCGCCGCGATCGGCGTCGTCGATTTCGCCAGGCGAAGTCCCCATATCGGCCAGCACGCCAACCAGCACGGCAGCCCGAACGGCGGTCCTAATGCCGGTCTACAACGAATCGCCACACCGCGTGTTTGCGGGGATCGAAGCGATGCTGTCGTCGCTACGGTCGATCGATGCGGTAGGGCAATTTGACTTCTACGTGCTGAGCGATTCGACCAATCACGAAATTTGGCTTCAAGAGGAACGTGCATGGTCAGAGTTGCTGCGACGCCACGGCGAGGACGTGAACGTCTACTATCGCCATCGCCCCAAAAACATCGCTCGTAAAGCGGGCAACATCGCCGATTTCTGTGGTCGCTGGGGTAGCCGATATCGTTACATGATCGTGTTGGATGCGGACAGCTTGGTTGACGCGACAACCATGGTTGAATTGGTGCGGCGGATGGAAGCCGACGACGCGTTGGGCATCCTGCAAGTGCCACCGACCCCGGTGGGACGAAGCTCGTTGTTCGCACGTTTGCAACAGTTTTCAGCCCACGTGTACGGTCCCATTTTCGTCGCAGGGTTTGCCAAGTGGGCGGGCGACGAAGGCAATTATTGGGGACACAATGCGATCATCCGCATCAAGCCCTTTCTCAGGCACTGCGGCCTTCCCGTGCTGCCCGGCAAGGCACCGCTGGGAGGCGAAATTCTCAGTCATGACTTTGTCGAAGCCGCGTTGATGCTGCGAGCCGGTTGGAAAGTCCAATTGGCGACCGATTTAGCAGGCAGTTATGAAGAATGTCCAACCACGATCGCTGACTACGCCCAACGCGACCAACGATGGTGTCAGGGGAATCTTCAGCATCTGCAGCTGTTGATCAGCGAAGGCTTTCGTCCGCTCAGCCGATTGCATTTTGCTTCGGGAGTGATGTCGTACGTGGCATCGCCGATTTGGATCTTGTTCACCGCACTATGCGTTATCGGAACGATCTTGGATCGCATCGCCGAGCCTGGTTCTCGGGGACCTCAGTTCGATTCTGGGGCCTTGATCCTGTTTGTCGTTTCGATGTCGCTGTTGTTGCTACCCAAATTTTGGAGTCTGCTGATCGCGATGCGAGACTCGCAGTCGGTAGGATTGCTTGGGGGGCGTCTGCGGCTGGTGGCCAGCGTCGCGGTTGAAGTCGTGGCGTCGGTGTTGTTGTCGCCAATCATGGCGATCTATCACAGCCGATTCGTGTTGGCGACCTTGCGAGGCACGAACGTCAAATGGGGCGCGCAAACGCGGGACGAGCAAGGGGTCGCATGGCGGGACGCGGCCAAACGGTTTGGCTTTGTCACGTTGCTAAGCATCGGGGTTACCGCGGCGCTAGCCATTTATGCGCCAGCGTTCCTGATCTGGTTTTCGCCATTGTTGGCCGGTTTGATTCTGTCGATTCCGATCGATGTCGCGATGGGCAGCCAGTGGCTTGGCTGTGTGTTACGCGATTACCGGATCCTGATGATTCCTGAAGAGACATCGCCGAGTCAGCTAAAGCGAGATCACGAGCATGCGCTGAGTCAATCTGCTGCGAAGTCGTTGTTCAGCGATTCATTGTTTGAGCAAGTGATCTTTGATCCCGAGTTCTTTCTACTGCATCGTCGCATTCAGCTCGCCAGCGAGGCGAACATTGCAATGCCGACCAATCAGCGAAAGGCAATCGAGGCCGCATGGAGTACAAGTGGCATGGCGGGGATCCCCGAAGAGTCGCGTGCGGCCGTCTTGGCCGATGCCGAAACGTTGATGGCGCTGCACCTCGAGTCGCAATCGAAGTAA
- a CDS encoding DNA starvation/stationary phase protection protein — MATDTQSVFKRDILSDKNNDKVCGLLQQNLVNLIDLALTLKQAHWNVVGPNFRSIHLQLDEIIATVREASDEVAERISTLGVVPDGRAATVAESSELSTYPREFVKFSETVTLSADAVKTTIDSLRSAIEKLGDLDPISEDMCIGISSALEKHLWMLQTQEVV; from the coding sequence ATGGCTACTGACACCCAATCTGTTTTCAAACGAGACATTCTTAGCGACAAGAACAACGACAAAGTTTGTGGTTTATTGCAGCAAAACTTGGTCAACTTGATCGATCTTGCTCTGACACTAAAACAAGCCCATTGGAATGTCGTGGGCCCGAATTTCCGCAGCATTCATCTGCAACTCGATGAAATCATTGCGACCGTTCGTGAAGCCAGCGACGAGGTCGCCGAACGGATCAGCACCTTGGGCGTTGTCCCTGATGGACGCGCCGCCACCGTCGCGGAATCGAGCGAATTGTCCACTTACCCTCGCGAATTCGTTAAGTTCAGCGAGACGGTAACGCTGTCGGCGGACGCGGTGAAAACGACGATCGATTCGCTACGCAGTGCGATCGAAAAACTTGGCGATCTCGACCCGATCAGCGAAGACATGTGTATTGGCATCTCCTCAGCCCTTGAAAAGCACCTCTGGATGCTGCAAACCCAAGAAGTGGTTTAA